One Fusarium musae strain F31 chromosome 6, whole genome shotgun sequence DNA segment encodes these proteins:
- a CDS encoding hypothetical protein (BUSCO:EOG09264881), which produces MSKVMRSVKNVTKGYSSAQVKVREATSNDPWGPTGTQMSEIAQMTYNTSTEFYEIMDMIDKRLNDKGKNWRHVLKALKVLDYCLHEGSELVVTWARQSIYIIKTLREFQYVDEDGRDVGQNVRVAAKELTSLILDEERLRAERSDRRSWKSRVTGLEEFAPQHAEPVNHGTRRQQPRRQMNEEEDAEYRLALEASKYQEEEDRKKRESRQNGPDDDDDLAKAIKLSEEEEERRRRELENSNAASLFDDDPTPQQQTSQPQYTGFNQGYQQGNPVDFFANPIEQNQPQPTGYMNNAYTGFQQTQPPGFQPTYNTGFNGQQTGMGFDPYGQQQQQNQQGFQPQPTGFNPYLQQQQQPQQQSFSSPASPEPTLQPGSNNPWATNNSQQQLQPTPTGSNNPFAQFSRPQSARPNPISSLGALPEQKSLNSFGNQPQTQPQLQQQNSFPLQSQNNFSQSQPSFAAPQKEMNEHETRLNTLLASGDGMDTFGNTGNLRIPAQHTAPGTFVNSAGAGVARINAEATGNNPFLRQQFTGMPTVNYGAQMPAATGPAGMNGQTNNPFAHQQAPQQQQQNHDLIQF; this is translated from the exons atgtccaagGTAATGCGAAGCGTCAAAAATGTGACCAAGGGTTACTCTAGCGCCCAGGTCAAGGTCCGAGAAG CTACCAGCAATGACCCATGGGGCCCGACAGGCACTCAAATGAGCGAGATTGCTCAAATGACATACAACAC ATCCACCGAGTTCTACGAAATTATGGATATGATCGATAAGCGTCTCAACGACAAGGGAAAGAATTGGCGTCACGTACTCAAAGCCCTCAAGGTTCTGGATTATTGTCTTCACGAGGGTTCAGAACTCGTCGTTACATGGGCTCGACAGAGTATTTATATCATCAAGACTCTGCGAGAGTTCCAATATGTTGACGAAGATGGCCGCGATGTCGGACAAAACG TCCGAGTTGCTGCCAAGGAGTTGACTTCACTCATTTTAGACGAAGAAAGGCTGCGGGCCGAGCGAAGCGACCGAAGATCCTGGAAGTCGCGCGTCACTGGCCTTGAGGAGTTTGCTCCTCAACATGCTGAGCCTGTGAACCATGGAACCCGACGACAGCAGCCGAGAAGACAGAtgaatgaagaggaagacgctGAGTACCGTCTAGCTCTGGAGGCAAGCAAGTaccaggaggaggaagacaggAAGAAGCGCGAAAGCAGACAAAACGGAccagacgacgatgacgatttGGCGAAAGCAATCAAGCTtagcgaggaagaggaagaacgaAGGCGCAGGGAACTCGAGAACAGCAACGCTGCCTCTCTTTTCGACGACGATCCTactcctcagcagcaaaccagccagccacagtACACTGGCTTCAACCAAGGATACCAGCAAGGAAACCCTGTGGACTTCTTTGCCAACCCTATTGAGCAGAACCAACCCCAGCCTACTGGCTACATGAACAACGCGTATACTGGATTCCAGCAGACCCAACCCCCTGGCTTCCAGCCAACTTATAACACCGGTTTCAATGGCCAGCAGACAGGCATGGGCTTCGATCCCTATggtcagcaacaacagcaaaacCAGCAAGGTTTTCAACCCCAGCCCACAGGCTTCAATCCCTACctgcaacagcagcagcagccccaACAGCAGTCGTTCTCATCACCTGCTTCTCCTGAACCTACTCTCCAGCCTGGTAGCAATAACCCCTGGGCAACCAACAACAGTCAGCAGCAATTGCAACCAACTCCCACTGGTTCCAACAACCCTTTCGCCCAGTTCAGCCGTCCTCAATCCGCCCGACCAAACCCAATTTCGTCTCTTGGTGCGCTTCCTGAACAGAAGAGCCTCAACTCCTTTGGCAACCAACCTCAGACTCAGccccagctccagcagcagAACAGCTTCCCCTTGCAGTCACAAAATAATTTCTCTCAGTCGCAACCATCATTCGCCGCTCCTCAAAAGGAGATGAACGAGCACGAGACACGACTCAACACTCTGCTTGCGAGCGGTGACGGCATGGACACCTTTGGTAACACAGGCAACCTTCGCATTCCCGCCCAGCACACAGCCCCTGGCACGTTCGTCAACAGTGCCGGTGCAGGAGTTGCCCGCATCAACGCTGAGGCTACTGGCAACAACCCCTTCCTTCGACAGCAGTTCACGGGTATGCCCACAGTCAACTATGGCGCTCAGATGCCTGCTGCGACTGGACCCGCT
- a CDS encoding hypothetical protein (BUSCO:EOG09263A5D), translated as MSNPNDKPLPFVYQFAAAADLMTSQLQTGSGATAEYNGMLDCFRKIIKQEGFSRLYRGISAPILMEAPKRATKFAANDEWGKVYRKMFGVDKMNQQLSILTGASAGATEAFVVVPFELVKIRLQDKASAGKYNGMVDCVVKTVKNEGPLTLYQGLESTMWRHILWNAGYFGCIFQVRQLLPKAETKRAQITNDLISGAIGGTIGTVLNTPLDVVKSRIQNTPKVPGQVPKYNWAFPAVGTVFKEEGFGALYKGFLPKVLRLGPGGGILLVVFTTVMDTFRSWHYPANAELKN; from the exons ATGTCCAACCCTAACGACAAGCCCCTCCCCTTCGTCTACCAGTTCGCCGCAG CTGCTGACTTGATGACCAGCCAATTGCAAACTGGTTCCGGTGCTACTGCTGAGTACAATGGCATGCTTGACTGTTTCCGAAAGATCATCAAGCAGGAGGG TTTCTCACGACTCTACCGCGGTATTTCCGCTCCCATCCTCATGGAGGCTCCCAAGCGTGCTACCAAGTTCGCTGCCAACGATGAATGGGGCAAGGTTTACCGAAAGATGTTTGGCGTCGATAAGATGAACCAGCAGCTTTCCATCCTCACCGGTGCCTCTGCCGGTGCTACCGAGGCTTTCGTCGTCGTTCCCTTCGAGCTCGTCAAGATTCGTCTCCAGGACAAGGCTTCCGCTGGAAAGTATAACGGCATGGTCGATTGTGTCGTCAAGACTGTCAAGAACGAGGGTCCCCTTACTCTTTACCAAGGCCTTGAGAGTACTATGTGGCGTCACATCCTCTGGAACGCTGGTTACTTCGGCTGCATCTTCCAGGTCCGACAACTTCTCCCCAAAGCTGAGACCAAGAGGGCTCAGATCACCAACGATCTCATCTCTGGTGCCATTGGTGGTACCATTGGAACTGTTCTTAACACTCCCCTGGACGTTGTCAAGAGTCGAATTCAGAACACCCCCAAGGTCCCTGGTCAGGTTCCCAAGTACAACTGGGCCTTCCCTGCCGTAGGAACCGTTTTCAAGGAGGAGGGTTTCGGTGCTCTCTACAAGGGTTTCTTGCCCAAG GTTCTCCGTTTGGGTCCCGGAGGTGGTATCCTCTTGGTCGTGTTCACAACTGTCATGGATACGTTCCGCAGCTGGCACTACCCTGCCAATGCTGAGCTTAAGAACTGA
- a CDS encoding hypothetical protein (EggNog:ENOG41) codes for MSDGSSSGSDAEFIDLTEDDNSHPDIDGHHNDAPDQEDILIGLDVHGEPISHIIYRPSSPMDTDSEEENSDNGQQTPEAEGSLFFSDDDDGEISNGGDGGDGGHRGPPSPPSPVDPGSESDESEDADNHHDDDEDDDDDTDDQSQANHHNQGAPTGGSPGGDDSGDDSSDDEADPNDEDVDNHPINRDDEEGNVEHGHKNPNADLPQVLEEESIESPEWNGQCLNTCHPLWDRVAREFANYRNRFLKKREELRECKKGNRKRVTDRNREIRSLKELVGIMEEAVREFYAANEVNIQQNIRLVSENEELRRLVPPVELVDFPDPIQLNNEDMEASLPEEKLERLPPEVRRYFREWRGAPAKARKTERLWPSAYTYWITHGRHRDYENWGQIHKLACQEENMPSVFGKSTPLRTHPYLTLCAPPLQEEERVITGEGEVCTPEPYCRRECPQTQEDTGPFNFDILPTKDRQKIITKILRYALVFDGNIIHAISRLDPFFEPASPNRNCNGKISLLHRFHIGRQRVSLTFGTIHPQKLLAPLLYIELLWMGSQKLTYMIDQKGKYVSRRTHDLAYLPEACRLKTVAIHLPESSRQYMRRKHEPPQIVRFLAQKTRNQPNFRRFRALRTLQGVDYLYCLRGVREMTFFDYDESRRQPPKMPVRDWTFVRDINESVRREKSANDEHFSQLRYLAPLLIQPSVELARQLEEIVNPAPQRMGLLSPPPDMYPQLQAALDQTDSSENESDGDASDGNSDEEMGGDTDDDGSDGDDDDDGGSGGSDSGADARFYHQLLAADDYRRERDDSPADELVAGRSDTLSDNRSDPESEQEQKKEVWSDNGQTIDLMSDDEDDDGSQYGRDRSTSLFVRSPPREHRPEFTTKVETPSPPRATPPVLADQAEITPAREASADSSLFVSPTPYEVLNPQAGDRESPIDLTEPMEMPFSSPAPSSCLSSSSCSSGSKREWSFISVDDDDENDGDDEDEGFRVLGSVPKRPRRPDGDGDDDGAEMMDLEEESLEEQPQEEFVMT; via the exons ATGTCAGACGGGAGCTCGAGTGGCTCCGATGCGGAGTTTATTGACCTGACAGAGGACGATAATTCTCATCCAGACATTGATGGGCATCATAATGATGCCCCTGACCAAGAGGATATCTTGATTGGACTAGATGTACATGGGGAGCCGATCTCGCACATCATATACCGGCCTAGTAGCCCTATGGACACCGACAGCGAAGAGGAAAACAGTGACAATGGCCAACAAACTCCTGAAGCCGAGGgaagcctcttcttcagtgacgacgacgacggtGAAATCAGcaatggtggtgatggcggtGACGGTGGACATAGAGGACCCCCATCCCCACCATCGCCCGTTGACCCAGGTAGCGAATCTGACGAGTCAGAAGATGCCGACAATcatcatgacgatgatgaggatgacgacgacgacaccGACGATCAAAGTCAGGCAAACCACCATAACCAAGGGGCTCCTACCGGAGGAAGTCCTGGTGGCGATGATTCTGGCGATGACAGTTCAGACGATGAAGCAGATCCAAATGACGAAGATGTCGACAATCATCCCATCAATcgtgacgatgaagaaggcaaCGTGGAGCACGGACATAAGAACCCGAACGCTGATTTACCTCAGGTCCTAGAAGAAGAAAGTATCGAATCGCCAGAATGGAATGGACAATGTCTCAACACATGTCATCCCCTTTGGGATAGGGTTGCTCGCGAATTTGCAAATTATCGAAACCGATTCCTcaaaaagagagaagagttgAGAGAATGCAAGAAGGGCAACAGGAAACGGGTCACTGACCGGAATCGTGAAATCAGGAGCCTAAAAGAGCTTGTGGGCATAATGGAAGAAGCAGTAAGAGAGTTCTATGCTGCCAATGAAGTAAACATTCAGCAGAATATAAGACTTGTTTCGGAGAACGAGGAACTCCGACGTCTTGTGCCCCCAGTAGAATTGGTCGATTTCCCCGACCCTATTCAGCTGAACAATGAGGATATGGAGGCATCTCTGcccgaggagaagctggagagaCTGCCGCCAGAAGTCCGAAGGTATTTTCGTGAGTGGCGGGGCGCACCAGCGAAAGCCCGAAAGACAGAACGT TTATGGCCATCTGCTTACACGTATTGGATCACTCATGGTCGTCATCGTGACTATGAGAATTGGGGACAGATTCACAAGCTCGCTTGCCAGGAAGAGAATATGCCTTCAGTTTTCGGCAAGTCCACGCCACTCAGGACACACCCTTACCTCACTCTGTGTGCACCGCCCCtccaagaggaagagagggtTATCACAGGAGAGGGTGAAGTTTGTACTCCTGAGCCATATTGCCGACGCGAATGCCCACAAACCCAAGAAGATACCGGCCCGTTCAACTTCGACATTCTTCCAACCAAAGATCGACAGAAGATAATCACCAAAATCCTTCGGTATGCTCTTGTTTTTGATGGGAATATCATTCACGCTATCTCTCGTTTGGACCCATTCTTCGAGCCAGCCTCCCCTAACCGGAACTGCAACGGTAAAATATCGCTATTGCATCGCTTCCACATTGGGCGACAGAGAGTTTCTCTCACATTTGGAACAATTCATCCTCAGAAACTCCTTGCCCCTCTTCTG TATATCGAGCTGTTATGGATGGGCTCACAGAAGCTCACGTACATGATTGACCAAAAGGGCAAGTACGTATCTCGACGAACTCATGATCTCGCCTATCTGCCCGAGGCCTGTCGACTAAAGACAGTTGCTATTCATCTGCCCGAGTCCTCCAGGCAGTATATGCGACGTAAGCATGAGCCGCCTCAGATCGTTCGGTTCTTGGCACAAAAGACGAGAAATCAGCCTAACTTCCGCCGCTTCCGCGCGTTGCGTACGTTACAGGGTGTTGATTATCTATACTGCCTTCGTGGAGTTCGGGAAATGACCTTCTTCGACTATGACGAATCGCGACGACAGCCCCCGAAAATGCCAGTTCGTGACTGGACTTTTGTCCGTGATATCAATGAGTCTGTACGCAGGGAAAAGTCTGCAAATGATGAACACTTCTCCCAGCTTCGGTACCTAGCTCCATTGTTGATCCAGCCTTCCGTCGAACTCGCTAGGCAGCTTGAGGAAATCGTCAACCCAGCGCCTCAGCGAATGGGTCTCTTGTCACCACCTCCTGATATGTACCCCCAGCTGCAGGCCGCCTTGGATCAGACTGATAGCTCTGAGAATGAATCCGATGGCGATGCCAGCGACGGAAAttctgatgaagagatggggGGAGACActgacgatgatggcagtgacggtgatgacgatgatgatggtggcaGCGGCGGTAGTGATAGCGGCGCAGATGCCCGCTTCTATCATCAACTTCTTGCTGCAGATGACTACCGCCGTGAGCGAGATGATAGCCCGGCCGATGAGCTGGTAGCAGGAAGGTCCGATACCTTATCTGATAATCGGTCTGATCCCGAGTCTGAACAAgaacagaagaaagaggTATGGTCAGATAATGGGCAAACCATCGACTTAATgagcgacgatgaggacgatgacgggTCCCAGTATGGAAGAGACCGGTCTACCTCTCTGTTCGTTCGGAGCCCCCCACGAGAACATCGACCTGAGTTCACCACCAAGGTTGAAACGCCGTCTCCTCCCAGGGCAACCCCTCCAGTTCTCGCTGACCAGGCTGAAATAACGCCGGCGAGGGAGGCCAGCGCTGACAGTAGCTTGTTTGTGAGCCCTACCCCCTATGAGGTTCTGAACCCTCAAGCAGGAGATCGTGAATCGCCAATTGACCTCACTGAACCTATGGAGATgccattctcttctcctgctccgTCTTCATGCTTGAGCTCGAGCAGCTGTTCTTCAGGTTCCAAGCGAGAATGGAGTTTTATCAgcgtggatgatgatgacgagaatgatggcgatgatgaggacgaaggCTTCCGAGTCTTGGGAAGTGTTCCCAAGCGGCCACGCCGCCCTGACGgtgatggtgacgatgaCGGTGCTGAAATGATGGACCTAGAGGAGGAGTCTCTGGAGGAGCAGCCTCAAGAGGAGTTTGTCATGACTTAG
- a CDS encoding hypothetical protein (EggNog:ENOG41~BUSCO:EOG092603SM), with protein sequence MSHLLWKSYWENDVDRFRRLLAPTSYNAQSLSKSPAIGGTGALFGGSSGLPGTSPRPANKQRRVSGHPQTPGKSKDGNTHLGRTEVNSRDHAGLTVLLRAASSTDPNAHQFVQALIEHPAIDLYVQDPESGWNALHRSLYAGNVSIARLLLEKERVDLTSHNLNAVHKVGLLIKTKDHEGNSPFDVYNSTIAARSLKSLENGSNSDSDADSVDSGGDGLHHMVKTSHGLRSSIDGDELFVFGSNKNVSLGVGDEDDRQYPDRIHLSRPELLVHRLYHSHLDEQDEEAPSSLKLNEIPTLVRNRPLVIQDVSMSKLHSAILTTDPVSNLYVCGVGRGGRLGLGDENTQFRFVPVEGPFIDKKIHQVALGQNHTMAVVDNGELWTWGLNSASQLGYALPPPMKADEEPMSLTPRQVFGSIKKEIVLGVAASANHSVAHTGNSLFTWGRNVGQLALMDADSRSLDIQHTPRKVAASLLAAPIEMVSAIDKATICLLSNHTVWVFSHYGYNLVKFPFPDVFANNISMTRYESGGRREIDHITAGGETIAAVTARGDLFTFHLNDNGDQSQSAASTTNPVKIKNALTQPQCIWDSRKDGVASVGVGEHGSVIICTESGAVWNRVKRTKGKLTGFSGSSGTKRKDFKFQRVPYITNCVAVRSSIFGAFAAIRKDSKVMAEEIEIEEQSLRDDIGSLLCLNDFETPQHHLEAKGSRKTWEAAIIREKRDPVPYEILRSADIETDLGRWLETNSFRYDEMNMAICSSSFPDIKIPVHSWALAGRSPVLRHALSELREHGSVFSTDSFGLEVVDDKALLTLFEVDIYTVLNVVVHAYQDRFVPVWKYTREAPPLAFRFRQVRTELMKVATNLALPKLEAAVRLQTGVEESLDGDFRQAILDPSFFDDGDIIIELDGDDVMAHSQLLCQRCPFFEALFNGRSQGQWLAGRRDGMDSAEKIRVDLSHIDPETFKYVMSFIYADIGQELFDTVSVSNLDELSELVLDVMSAANELMLDRLSQVCQGLIGKFVTTRNISNLLNEISPCSVTEFKDTGLEYICLQLESMLENHLLDDLDEDLLLELDGVVRDNQLARFPFVRSGRAELLLHGSHPELAADIDEERQARIKEMAYKASQRDDEKKLSSSFKARMGSLDEGSPLQTPETTRRKSRGGRNEPFSPSLRPKQSQADMIFDMEDEDGSLSAKPRSPLNEAVNLRSPPELDDMPQLPKAWRESKGKELAGSALSPVPHAFSMSPESQPSERGSIKTPGGRMSKPGAPWSASKLATSKLDLKDIMSEASTSALTAGLQAQRKQDAAANKPQTKVSQKERKRQLQALAAAEAAAKDESTNHVPWESVPEGGRPAPWKAASPAPKTSLKEAMSAETNMPKGVSANVKPLVASETRARTATRRTASPDTRFPGQGRTNSSPAIVAGPSTEQQPKKPLVPHSKSYITPAPKAEPTLGFSMADIIGQQKREQEAVKEAVAKRSLQEIQQEQAFQEWWDQESRRTQEEEARRKQKEGREKDKDNKATKRGGRRGRGGKATGTGEAATNSGQSGVNGSRGGGTTGSSKTNTRGSGGGQGGGGVGGGRGRGGKGRGNKSQAA encoded by the exons ATGAGTCACTTATTGTGGAAATCCTACTGGGAAAACGATGTCGACCGGTTTCGGCGTCTGCTGGCCCCAACCAGCTACAATGCCCAGTCGTTATCGAAGAGCCCTGCAATAGGGGGAACTGGCGCACTCTTCGGTGGAAGCTCTGGTCTTCCAGGGACTTCCCCACGACCGGCGAATAAGCAGCGACGAGTTTCTGGCCATCCGCAGACACCTGGGAAATCGAAGGACGGCAATACACATCTTGGACGAACCGAAGTCAACAGCCGCGACCATGCTGGATTGACAGTTCTACTTCGCGCTGCCTCATCGACCGACCCGAACGCCCACCAGTTTGTCCAGGCTCTTATCGAACACCCTGCCATAGATCTCTACGTCCAAGACCCCGAGAGTGGTTGGAATGCCCTCCATCGATCCTTATACGCTGGAAATGTTTCGATTGCGCGACTGTTGTTGGAAAAGGAACGGGTGGACTTGACGAGCCATAATCTGAACGCCGTTCATAAAGTCGGACTCCTGATCAAGACGAAAGACCACGAGGGAAACAGTCCTTTTGACGTCTACAACTCGACGATCGCCGCAAGGTCTCTGAAGAGCCTGGAAAATGGGAGCAATTCTGATAGTGACGCTGATAGCGTCGATAGTGGAGGTGATGGTTTACATCA TATGGTAAAAACCTCGCACGGATTGCGGAGCTcgattgatggtgatgaactCTTTGTTTttggcagcaacaagaacgTTTCTCTTGGAGTaggcgatgaggacgatcGCCAGTATCCTGATCGCATTCATTTGTCCAGGCCCGAGCTACTCGTGCATCGATTATACCACTCACACTTGGACGAGCAGGATGAGGAAGCCCCTTCTTCGTTGAAACTGAATGAGATTCCGACCCTGGTTCGGAACCGGCCGCTCGTTATCCAAGACGTCTCCATGTCCAAACTGCATAGTGCTATTCTGACAACCGACCCGGTCTCAAACCTGTATGTCTGTGGTGTTGGCCGTGGAGGCCGACTTGGTTTGGGAGATGAAAACACACAGTTCAGATTCGTACCTGTTGAAGGCCCATTCATTGACAAAAAGATACACCAAGTGGCACTTGGGCAGAACCATACCATGGCCGTTGTCGATAATGGAGAACTCTGGACCTGGGGCCTGAATTCTGCTTCACAGCTGGGATATGCTCTGCCTCCACCGATGAAGGCAGACGAAGAACCCATGAGCCTTACTCCTCGCCAGGTCTTTGGATCTATCAAGAAAGAAATTGTCCTAGGGGTTGCTGCGTCTGCAAACCATTCTGTTGCCCATACGGGAAACTCACTATTTACCTGGGGTCGTAATGTCGGGCAACTGGCTCTAATGGACGCTGATTCGAGGTCACTCGATATTCAGCATACCCCCAGAAAAGTCGCCGCTTCTCTTCTCGCCGCCCCCATCGAGATGGTATCAGCCATTGACAAAGCCACCATTTGTCTGCTTTCCAACCATACTGTCTGGGTCTTCAGTCACTATGGGTATAATTTGGTCAAGTTCCCATTTCCCGATGTCTTCGCGAACAACATCTCCATGACACGATATGAATCAGGCGGTCGAAGGGAGATTGACCATATCACAGCGGGTGGCGAGACAATAGCTGCTGTGACTGCCCGCGGTGATCTCTTCACATTTCATTTGAACGACAATGGGGATCAAAGCCAGTCTGCTGCGTCAACTACGAATccagtcaagatcaagaatgccCTGACACAGCCACAGTGTATCTGGGACTCTCGCAAAGACGGAGTCGCATCTGTCGGAGTTGGGGAACATGGATCGGTCATCATCTGCACAGAATCAGGGGCTGTATGGAATCGTGTAAAGCGTACAAAGGGCAAACTAACTGGATTTTCTGGATCAAGTGGCACGAAGCGCAAAGACTTCAAATTTCAGCGAGTGCCATACATCACCAACTGTGTTGCTGTCAGAAGCTCCATTTTTGGCGCCTTTGCGGCTATCAGAAAGGATAGCAAAGTCATGGcggaagagattgagattgaagagCAATCTCTTCGCGACGATATTGGTTCTCTACTCTGTCTAAACGATTTTGAAACCCCGCAACACCACCTCGAAGCAAAAGGCTCTCGGAAAACATGGGAAGCTGCCATTATCAGAGAGAAACGAGATCCTGTTCCCTACGAAATCCTTCGGTCAGCCGACATCGAAACAGACTTGGGTCGCTGGCTGGAAACCAACTCTTTCCGATACGATGAAATGAACATGGCAATCTGTTCCTCCTCTTTTCCTGATATCAAAATTCCCGTCCACAGTTGGGCTCTTGCTGGCAGAAGCCCGGTGTTACGGCATGCACTATCAGAGTTACGCGAGCATGGATCAGTATTCAGCACGGACTCTTTCGGCCTCGAGGTCGTGGATGACAAGGCCCTATTGACGTTGTTCGAAGTCGACATTTACACTGTTCTGAATGTTGTTGTCCATGCCTACCAGGACAGATTCGTTCCAGTATGGAAATACACGCGCGAAGCACCTCCACTTGCGTTCCGTTTCCGGCAAGTTAGGACAGAGCTGATGAAAGTTGCAACAAATCTTGCCCTTCCAAAACTGGAGGCGGCAGTTCGACTACAGACCGGCGTGGAAGAGTCCCTAGACGGCGATTTCAGACAAGCAATCCTCgatccttctttctttgatGACGGCGATATTATCATTGAGTTGGATGGAGACGACGTCATGGCCCATAGCCAGCTATTGTGTCAAAGATGCCCTTTCTTTGAGGCATTGTTCAACGGGCGGTCTCAAGGCCAGTGGCTCGCTGGACGCCGCGATGGCATGGATTCTGCGGAAAAGATCAGGGTGGACCTCAGTCACATCGACCCTGAAACATTCAAATACGTCATGTCCTTTATCTATGCAGATATCGGACAGGAGCTCTTTGATACTGTCTCAGTGTCTAATTTGGATGAGCTTTCGGAGCTAGTGCTTGACGTGATGAGTGCTGCAAATGAGCTGATGCTTGATAGATTGTCCCAAGTCTGTCAAGGTCTCATTGGTAAGTTTGTGACAACAAGAAACATATCGAACTTGCTCAACGAGATAAGCCCTTGCTCCGTTACGGAGTTCAAGGACACTGGTCTTGAATACATCTGTCTTCAACTGGAATCCATGCTCGAGAACCACCTTCTTGACGATTTGGATGAAGACCTTTTGCTGGAGCTTGATGGAGTGGTCCGAGACAATCAACTTGCCCGGTTCCCATTTGTACGGAGCGGGAGAGCAGAGCTACTACTTCATGGAAGTCATCCCGAGCTGGCTGCTGATATCGACGAGGAGCGTCAGGCCAGGATCAAAGAGATGGCCTACAAGGCATCTCAGCGGGATGACGAGAAGAaattatcatcatcctttAAGGCTCGAATGGGAAGTCTAGATGAAGGCAGTCCGCTCCAAACTCCAGAGACAACTCGACGCAAGTCCAGAGGTGGGCGGAATGAGCCTTTCAGTCCCAGTCTTCGGCCTAAACAGTCGCAAGCAGATATGATCTTTGAtatggaggatgaagatgggtCTTTATCTGCTAAACCACGATCGCCCCTGAATGAAGCTGTAAATCTTCGTTCGCCTCCGGAGCTAGACGACATGCCGCAGCTTCCCAAAGCATGGCGGGAATCAAAGGGCAAGGAACTAGCAGGCTCTGCGCTCAGCCCAGTTCCTCATGCATTTTCCATGTCCCCCGAGTCTCAGCCATCCGAACGGGGTAGCATAAAAACGCCAGGCGGTAGAATGTCAAAGCCCGGTGCTCCCTGGTCAGCGTCAAAATTAGCCACTTCGAAGTTGGATCTAAAAGATATCATGTCTGAGGCGTCTACGTCTGCTTTGACTGCGGGGCTCCAAGCGCAGAGAAAGCAAGATGCTGCAGCAAACAAGCCACAGACCAAAGTATCGCAAAAAGAACGGAAGAGGCAGCTTCAGgcattggcagcagcagaagcagcagcgaAGGACGAATCGACGAACCACGTACCTTGGGAGAGTGTTCCAGAAGGAGGGCGGCCAGCGCCTTGGAAGGCAGCAAGTCCAGCACCCAAGACGTCGCTGAAAGAGGCCATGTCCGCGGAAACCAACATGCCGAAGGGGGTATCTGCTAACGTAAAACCTCTTGTCGCTTCAGAAACGCGAGCAAGGACGGCGACACGGCGTACTGCGTCACCCGACACAAGGTTCCCGGGTCAGGGTCGAACCAACAGCTCCCCCGCAATTGTTGCAGGACCCTCGACAGAGCAGCAGCCTAAGAAGCCGTTGGTACCACACTCCAAGTCGTACATTACACCGGCACCAAAAGCGGAGCCCACGCTCGGATTCAGCATGGCTGATATCATTGGCCAGCAGAAGCGCGAGCaggaggctgtcaaggaaGCGGTTGCGAAGCGTTCGCTACAAGAGATTCAGCAAGAGCAAGCGTTCCAGGAGTGGTGGGACCAAGAGAGCAGAAGGAcacaagaggaagaggccagGCGAAAGCAGAAAGAAGGCcgagagaaggacaaggataaCAAGGCAACTAAAAGGGGTggtcgacgaggacgaggtgGTAAGGCCACAGGCACCGGTGAAGCGGCTACAAACAGCGGGCAAAGCGGCGTAAACGGAAGTAGAGGCGGAGGCACTACCGGCTCAAGCAAAACAAACACTCGGGGATCGGGAGGCGGAcaaggtggaggtggagtcGGTGGTGGCCGGGGCAGGGGAGGCAAGGGACGTGGCAATAAGTCCCAGGCTGCATGA